In Zingiber officinale cultivar Zhangliang chromosome 1A, Zo_v1.1, whole genome shotgun sequence, a genomic segment contains:
- the LOC122027924 gene encoding formamidase-like translates to MAPLTPRIVVPIDVKKRPWDQKLPLHNRWHPDIPPVADVIEGELFRVEMVDWTGGRIGDNYSAEDIKTIDTTITHYLSGPLRVLDAKGVPAKPGDLLVVEICNLGPLPGDEWGYTATFDRENGGGFLTDHFPCATKAIWYFEGIYAYSPNIPGVRFPGLTHPGIVGTAPSVELLQIWNEREKKLAETDVRLLKLCDVVHQRPLANLPTAKNCLLGKIKEGTPEWGKIANEAARTIPGRENGGNCDIKNLSRGSKVYLPVFVEGANLSTGDMHFSQGDGEVSFCGAIEMSGFLELKCEIIRGGMREYLTPMGPTPLHVNPIFEIGPVEPRFSEWLVFEGISVDEAGRQHFLDATVAYKHAVLNAIDYLSRFGYSKEQVYLLLSCCPCEGRISGIVDAPNAVATLAIPTSIFDQDIRPKSGKVPRGPQVVKRLPDVLRCTYDGALPITQNPCMDS, encoded by the exons ATGGCTCCTCTAACTCCAAGAATTGTAGTGCCCATAGATGTGAAGAAGAGGCCTTGGGACCAAAAACTTCCCCTGCACAACCGCTGGCACCCCGACATACCTCCCGTCGCTGATGTCATCGAGGGGGAGCTCTTCCGTGTCGAGATGGTCGACTGGACTGGAGGTCGGATTGGTGATAACTACTCTGCCGAAGACATAAAGACCATCGATACAACAATT ACTCATTATCTCAGTGGCCCTCTGAGAGTTCTCGATGCAAAAGGGGTGCCTGCGAAGCCGGGTGACCTTCTAGTGGTTGAGATATGCAACTTGGGTCCCCTTCCTGGTGATGAATGGGGTTATACTGCCACATTCGATAGAGAGAATGGTGGAGGGTTTTTAACAGATCACTTTCCTTGTGCTACTAAAGCCATTTGGTACTTTGAAGGAATATATGCATACTCTCCTAACATACCAG GTGTTAGATTCCCTGGTCTGACTCACCCGGGGATAGTTGGAACAGCACCTTCCGTAGAACTTCTACAGATATGGAATGAAAGGGAAAAGAAACTGGCAGAAACTGACGTCAGATTGCTGAAATTATGTGATGTTGTGCACCAAAGACCGCTCGCGAACTTACCGACAGCAAAGAATTGCCTCCTTGGAAAG ATAAAAGAAGGAACCCCTGAATGGGGGAAGATTGCAAATGAGGCTGCAAGGACGATTCCTGGAAGGGAAAACGGCGGAAATTGTGACATCAAAAATTTAAGTAGAGGTTCAAAAGTATATCTTCCAGTGTTTGTGGAAGGAGCAAATCTTAGTACTGGCGATATGCATTTTTCCCAAGGAGATGGTGAAGTCTCATTCTGTGGAGCAATAGAAATGAGTGGATTCCTAGAACTCAA GTGTGAGATCATAAGGGGTGGAATGAGAGAATACCTTACACCAATGGGTCCAACACCTCTCCATGTAAACCCAATCTTTGAGATAGGGCCAGTAGAACCAAGATTTTCAGAATGGTTAGTCTTTGAAGGAATCAGTGTGGATGAGGCAGGGAGGCAGCACTTCCTTGATGCAACTGTAGCCTACAAGCATGCTGTCCTTAACGCCATCGACTACCTTTCGAGATTCGGGTACTCCAAAGAACAG GTCTATTTGCTACTCTCATGCTGTCCTTGCGAAGGAAGGATATCAGGAATAGTAGACGCTCCGAATGCTGTGGCAACTCTTGCTATTCCTACATCCATATTCGACCAG GACATCAGACCAAAATCTGGGAAAGTGCCAAGAGGGCCTCAAGTGGTGAAGAGACTCCCAGACGTTCTGAGGTGCACATACGATGGAGCTCTGCCTATAACGCAAAACCCATGCATGGATTCGTGA